The window CCGCGCCAACTTCCGCGTGGTCCAGGAGCTGGAGGGCGCGTTCCGCGGAGCCGGCTGGAACGTCATCAAGACGCTCTGGGGCAACGCCTGGGACGAGCTGTTCCAGCTGGACACCACCGGTGCGCTGATCCGCCGCCTGCGCGAGGTCCCGGACGCCCAGTTCCAGACGTACGCCACCCGTGACGTGGCCTACATCCGCGAGCACTTCTTCGGCGCCGAGCCCGCGCTCGCCGAACTGGCGAAGCTGCTGAGCGACGCGAAGATCGCCGAGTGCTTCTACAGCTCCCGCGGCGGCCACGAGGCCCGCAAGGTGTACGCGGCCTACCGCGCCGCCGTCGAGCACAAGGGCGCGCCGACCGTGATCCTGGCCCAGACGGTCAAGGGCTACACGCTCGGCAAGGGCTTCGAGTCCAAGAACGCCAACCACCAGATGAAGAAGCTGTCCATCGACGAGTTCAAGGGCATGCGCGAGCTGCTCGGCCTCCCGATCCCGGACAGCGCCTTCGAGGACGGGCTGGTCCCCTACGGCCACCCGGGCGCCGACTCCCCCGAGGTCCGCTACCTCCAGGAGCGCCGTGCCGCCCTCGGTGGTCCGGCCCCCGCCCGCCGGGTGCACGCCGTGGCGCTGCCCGAGCCGGAGGAGCGCGCCTTCAAGGCCCTGTACAAGGGCTCGGGCAAGCAGGAGATGGCCACCACCATGGCGTTCGTCCGCCTGGTGAAGGACCTGATGCGGGACAAGGAGACGGGCAGGCGCTGGGTTCCGATCGTCCCGGACGAGGCCCGTACCTTCGGCATGGAGTCGCTGTTCCCGTCGGCGGGCATCTACTCGCCGCTGGGCCAGACGTACGACCCGGTCGACCGCGACCAGCTGATGTACTACAAGGAGGCCACGGACGGCCAGATCCTCAACGAGGGGATCACCGAGGCCGGCGCCATGGCCGACTTCATCGCCGCCGCCACGTCGTACGCGACGCACGGCGAGACGATGATCCCGTTCTACATCTTCTACTCGATGTTCGGCTGGCAGCGGACCGGCGACCAGATGTGGCAGCTCGCCGACCAGCTCGGCAAGGGCTTCATCGTCGGCGCCACCGCGGGCCGCACGACGCTGACCGGTGAGGGCCTCCAGCACGCGGACGGCCACTCGCACCTGATCGCGTCCACGAACCCGGCGTCGCTCAACTACGACCCGGCGTTCGCGTACGAGATCGCGGTGATCGTCAAGGACGGTCTGCGCCGGATGTACGGCCAGGCGGCCCCCGGCGAGGACTCGGACGTCTTCTACTACCTGACGGTCTACAACGAGCCCAAGCAGCAGCCCGCGATGCCCGAGGGCGTCGAGGACGGCATCGTCAAGGGCCTGTACCGCTTCAAGGAGGGCGCGCCGGCGGCGGAGGACGCCCCGCGCATCCAGCTCCTCGGTTCGGGTACGGCGATCCACTGGGTCCTGGAGGCCCAGGAGCTGCTCGCCGCCGACTGGGGTGTCACGGCCGACGTCTGGTCCGCCACCTCGTGGGGCGAGCTGCGCCGCGACGCCCTGGAGTCCGACGCGGCGCTGCTGCGCGGCGAGGAGCGCGTGCCGTACGTGACGCAGGCGCTCTCCGGCGCGCCGGGCCCGGTCCTCGCGGTCAGCGACTGGATGCGCGCGGTGCCGGACCAGATCAGCCAGTGGGTGGAGCAGGACTGGTCCTCGCTCGGCACGGACGGCTTCGGCCTCTCCGACACCCGCCAGGGTGCGCGCCGCCACTTCGGGGTCGACGCCGAGTCGGTCGCGGTCGCCGCGCTGGCCCAGCTCGCCCGCCGTGGTGAGATCCCGGCCTCGAAGGTCAAGGAGGCCCGGGAGAAGT is drawn from Streptomyces sp. NBC_00178 and contains these coding sequences:
- the aceE gene encoding pyruvate dehydrogenase (acetyl-transferring), homodimeric type → MTDPVAKLPSELDQLPDRDPEETAEWAASLDAVTKAAGPHRAAYLMRRSLQHAEGAGIALPKLLETDYVNTIPTSAEPAFDGDLEMESKITAWNRWNAAAMVTRGARYGVGGHIATFASAAWLYETGFNHFFRGKEGDGSGDQLYIQGHASPGIYARAFLDGRIGEQQLDNFRQESGGDGLPSYPHPRRLPWLWEFPTVSMGLGPLSAIYQARFNRYLANRKIKDTSNSHVWAFLGDGEMDEPESTAALALAARERLDNLTFVINCNLQRLDGPVRANFRVVQELEGAFRGAGWNVIKTLWGNAWDELFQLDTTGALIRRLREVPDAQFQTYATRDVAYIREHFFGAEPALAELAKLLSDAKIAECFYSSRGGHEARKVYAAYRAAVEHKGAPTVILAQTVKGYTLGKGFESKNANHQMKKLSIDEFKGMRELLGLPIPDSAFEDGLVPYGHPGADSPEVRYLQERRAALGGPAPARRVHAVALPEPEERAFKALYKGSGKQEMATTMAFVRLVKDLMRDKETGRRWVPIVPDEARTFGMESLFPSAGIYSPLGQTYDPVDRDQLMYYKEATDGQILNEGITEAGAMADFIAAATSYATHGETMIPFYIFYSMFGWQRTGDQMWQLADQLGKGFIVGATAGRTTLTGEGLQHADGHSHLIASTNPASLNYDPAFAYEIAVIVKDGLRRMYGQAAPGEDSDVFYYLTVYNEPKQQPAMPEGVEDGIVKGLYRFKEGAPAAEDAPRIQLLGSGTAIHWVLEAQELLAADWGVTADVWSATSWGELRRDALESDAALLRGEERVPYVTQALSGAPGPVLAVSDWMRAVPDQISQWVEQDWSSLGTDGFGLSDTRQGARRHFGVDAESVAVAALAQLARRGEIPASKVKEAREKYGM